One genomic segment of Vicinamibacterales bacterium includes these proteins:
- a CDS encoding DinB family protein: MTALPDELRSLHEAYDANERTARELVASLTEAHGTWHPAPGSWSVAECLDHLAFSNRVYIAAMQPPAAQARVAGRMRRRSALPGVLGGWFVKSLEPPVTRRMRAPRTIVPRPSPRLADAASTFFASHDQVVQFLRVYADIDLAATRFPNPFIRAIRFSLATGVHVLAAHERRHLWQASNVARLAGREGRGAGTTPIAAR; the protein is encoded by the coding sequence ATGACGGCACTGCCCGACGAACTGCGATCCCTGCACGAGGCCTATGACGCCAACGAACGCACGGCGCGCGAACTCGTCGCGAGCCTCACCGAAGCGCACGGCACGTGGCATCCCGCGCCAGGTTCATGGAGCGTGGCCGAATGCCTCGACCATCTGGCGTTCAGCAATCGCGTCTACATCGCCGCGATGCAGCCCCCGGCGGCCCAGGCGCGCGTCGCGGGCCGCATGCGGCGTCGGTCGGCGCTGCCGGGTGTCCTGGGCGGCTGGTTCGTGAAATCGCTCGAGCCGCCGGTCACGCGCAGGATGCGCGCGCCACGGACGATCGTGCCGCGGCCCTCACCGCGGCTCGCCGATGCGGCGTCCACGTTTTTCGCATCGCACGACCAGGTCGTGCAGTTCCTTCGCGTCTACGCTGACATCGATCTCGCCGCCACGCGCTTCCCGAACCCGTTCATCCGCGCAATCCGCTTCAGCCTCGCGACCGGCGTACACGTGCTCGCCGCGCACGAGCGCCGGCACCTGTGGCAGGCGTCGAACGTGGCGCGACTGGCGGGTCGCGAAGGGCGGGGTGCGGGGACTACTCCGATCGCAGCGCGATGA
- a CDS encoding DUF1080 domain-containing protein: MLSTFIRLSALAVATALSAAQQQPPAPPPITLGPGLREVPDYRAVSIEPPAPQVPDGFTPIFNGRDLTGWHISKEARHGVQPDFHVSQGMILGTQKPLGSGGLLLTDKKYKNFELYFEAKPDWGCDSGVFFRTTETGVAYQITMDYLPGGSMGRMIGEGGFQTGPARAATPPTAPAAPSAPPPATPMASNDAGMKAWKPFDWNTVRIRVEGEVPHATVWINGIQISDAIDTENHALGGMIEGPIAIQIHGGPVRWQPGGFWRWRNIGIKVL, from the coding sequence ATGCTTTCCACGTTCATTCGCCTGTCGGCTCTCGCCGTCGCGACCGCGCTCTCTGCGGCTCAGCAGCAGCCACCGGCGCCCCCGCCGATCACGCTCGGGCCAGGCCTGCGTGAGGTGCCCGACTATCGCGCTGTCTCGATTGAGCCGCCCGCGCCGCAGGTGCCAGACGGCTTCACGCCGATTTTCAACGGCAGGGACCTGACCGGCTGGCACATTAGCAAGGAGGCCCGCCACGGCGTGCAGCCCGACTTTCACGTGTCGCAGGGGATGATCCTCGGCACCCAGAAGCCGCTCGGCAGCGGCGGGCTGTTGTTGACGGACAAGAAGTACAAGAACTTCGAGCTCTACTTCGAGGCGAAGCCGGACTGGGGCTGCGACAGCGGCGTCTTCTTTCGCACGACTGAAACCGGCGTCGCCTATCAGATCACGATGGACTACCTGCCGGGCGGCAGCATGGGGCGGATGATCGGTGAAGGGGGATTTCAGACCGGGCCGGCCCGGGCGGCCACGCCGCCAACCGCGCCGGCCGCTCCATCGGCGCCGCCGCCGGCGACGCCGATGGCGTCGAACGACGCCGGCATGAAGGCGTGGAAGCCCTTCGACTGGAACACCGTGCGCATCCGCGTCGAGGGCGAGGTGCCGCACGCGACGGTCTGGATCAACGGCATACAGATCAGTGACGCGATCGACACCGAGAACCACGCGCTCGGCGGGATGATCGAAGGACCCATCGCGATCCAGATTCACGGCGGCCCGGTGCGCTGGCAGCCCGGCGGCTTCTGGCGGTGGCGGAACATCGGCATCAAGGTTCTGTAG